The genomic DNA TCGAATGTCTGATACTTTGTCCACTTCCATTGCAACTACAAGCCAGCCACCTAGAGGAAGATCAAAAGCTCTCCAGGAATGGCAGGTTAAATCCACCGGGGAAGCAAACGAGAAACCATCTGTCCAAGACAGTAATCATTGTGACTCACAACTGCACAAAGGTCAGCAGCCGCAACATTCACAAGCAATGCGACTGAGTGAGACACTACCCCCGCAGTTAACTGCAAAAGCTTCTGATCAGGAAAGCTTACAGTTTTCTCAGGCTACACCAAGAACTGCCAACACTATCAGTCCTCCTCATGAGCCATCTGTGATCGTAGGTGATTCAGACTCGGGTTCACAACTACAGTCTGATGCGGATATCGAACCTGATTCCTCAGATATACCCTCCACGGATTCGAAGGAGGCTAGATTCACAAGAGTACTATCCAAGAGGCAGAGGAAGATCCAAAGAGGCAAGGACCTCAAACTCTCTCACTAATTTTATGTATACAAAACGTTTTGGTTGGAATGTCAGGGGCTTTAATATAGCTAGTCACCGACGCGGATTTAAGAAGTGGTTTAGGGCAAGGAAGCCTATTTTTGGTGGTCTCATTGAGACACATGTCAAACAACCTAAGGAGGTAAAGTTTATAAACAATCTGCTTCCGGGTTGGTTTTTTGAGGAGAATTACAGCTTCTCCGAGTTAAGAAAGATTTGGGTGATTTGGGACTCATCGGTCCAAGTGGTAGTTGTGGAAAAATCGCTTCAGATGGTTACTTGTGAAGTTCTTTTTCCTGGTGAGCAGTCTTGGATTGTTGTTTCCATAGTCTATGCCGCAAATGAAGCAGAAAGGGAATTGTGGCTGGAAATTGTGGCCTTGGGGGCTTCTCAACTAGTCTCCTCTCGCCCATGGATAGTGATGGGGGACTTTAACCAAATCCTCAACCCACATGAGCACTCCGAACAACCATCCCTAAATGTGGACAGACGCATCAGAGACTTCAGATCCTGTCTCCTTGATGCAGAGCTCACTGATCTCACGTATAAGGGTAACTTTTTCACCTGGTGGAACAAAAATGAGTCAAGACCTATTGCTAAGAAGCTCGACCGGATACTAGTAAATGAAAACTAGAATGTGGAGTTTCCCTCCTCACTTGGTATCTTCGTGGAACCGGACTTTTCAGACCACGCTTCATGCGGTGTTTCTTTAGGAGAACCTACTATCAGAGCAAAGAGACCGTTTAAGTTCTATAAATTTCTCTTCCAAAATGAAGACTTCATCAATCTGGTAAGGGAGCAATGGTATTCAGTAAATGTTACTGGTTCAGCTATGTATCAGGTTTCTAAGAAGCTGAAGGCTCTCAAAAGGCCAATCAAGGAATTTAGTAAATCAAATTACTCGGACTTGGAGAAACGAACAAGGGAGGCTCATGAGGTCCTCTTAAGCCGCCAAAACCGCACCCTAGCTGATCCATCGACTACTAATGCGACCCTTGAACTAGAAGCACAGCGCACTTGGGCTTCCCTCGCCGCTGCTGAAGAGAGCTTCTTTCTCCAGAAGTCCAGGGTGACATGGTTCGCTGAGGGTGATGGAAACACGCGTTACTTCCACAGGATGACAAACGCGCGCAAGTCAATCAACTCCATTCACTCACTGACGGATGATAATGGCAACCGCTACAAATCTCAGGAGGAGATCAGTGAGTACTGCGCAGATTACTTTGCAAACCTTCTTAATGATGTGCAGGAACCTTACACAATGGAGCAGGAGGATATGAACCTGCTTCTATCCTTTAGATGTTCTCCAGAGCAGGCGACTGAACTTGAGAAGCAGTTCTCTGATGAAGATATCAAGGCtgctttcttctctctccccaAGAATAAAGCTTGTGGCCCTAACGGTTTTCCAGTCGAGTTTTACAAAGAAGCTTCGAGTGTGGTCGGCCCAGAAGTCACAACAGCCATAAGAGAATTCTTCACCTCAGGGTGTCTGCTAAAGCAATGGAACTCAACCACATTAGTCCTCATTCCCAAGACGGCTAATGCATCCAGCGCAGTTGATTTTCGACCAATCTCATGTCTCAACACACTTTACAAAGTCATTGCCAAGCTTCTGACAAACCGTCTCCAATCGCTACCGGCTAGTGTGATATCTCTCTCGCAATCAGCTTTTCTCCCGGGTAGATCCTTATCAGAAAATGTTCTCCTTGCCACGGAATTGGTTCATGGTTACAATTGGCGAAATATATCACCAAGAGGAATGTTAAAAGTTGATTTGAGGAAAGCCTTCAACACAGTTAGATGGGAGTTTGTCATTGCAGACCTTGGAGCCATTCAAGTTCCAGATAGGTTTGGATTTACCAATGCATCTCCACCCCCACTTTCACGGTCGCAGTGAATGGCTGCCATGGAGGTTTTTTCAAGAGCTCAAAAGGGCTACGACAGGGGGATCCCCTCTCTTCGTATCTCTTTGTCTTAGCCATGGAAGTGTTCTCAAATTTACTTAAGTCGAGATTCGATGCAGGCTATATCCACTACCATCCAAAGACGTCTGATCTCTCAATATCTCACCTAATGTTCGCAGACGACGTCATGATTTTCTTTGATGGGAGTACCTCCTCCCTCCACGGCATCTGTGAGGCTCTTGATGACTTTGCTTCGTGGTCAGGGCTTAAGGTAAACAGAAACAAGAGCCAACTCTTCCACGCAGGTCTGGACAGTGACGCTTGTAATGCTCTAGCAGACTATGGATTCCCCTCGGGAAATCTCCCCATCAGGTACCTGGGACTCCCTCTTATGCACAGAAAGTTGCGTCTTATGGAGTACGAGCCTTTATTGGAGAAAATCACAAATAACTTTAACTCGTGGGCCACTAAATCCCTCTCTTTTGCTGGTCGGCTACAACTAATTGCTTATGTTATCTATGGCTCTATAAATTTTTGGATGTCTACTTTCTCCCTGCCGAAAGGTTGCATCAAGAGGATTGAAAGTCTCTGTTCCAGATTCCTCTGGTCTGGAAATATTAATGAGTCGAGAGGAGCTAGAGTATCATGGGAAGTCGACTGCCTACCGAAGTCAGAAGGTGGATTGGGCTTAAGGAGGCTCTCTGAGTGGAACAAAACACTAAACCTACGACTCATATGGCGGCTATTTGAGCATAAGGATTCTCTTTGGGCTACCTGGCAGACTCTTCACCGTATCCGAACCTCATCCTTTTGGAATATTGCTAGCTCCCTGGCAGACTCTTGGTCATGGAAAACCTTGCTAAACCTTCGCCCACTGGCTCAGAGATTTATAAAGTGCAGAGTGGGTAATGGTCTTACAGCATCCTACTGGTTTGATAATTGGTCATCCCTTGGTCCTCCCATTGACTGCCTTGGCGAGTATGACTCTAGAACCCTAAGGATTCCTCTATCGGCAAAAGTGGTTGAAGCTGTTAATGCCAATGGCTGGACATTACCTCTGAACAGATTCCCCCTGCATTGGCAATCCTCGACCACCTACAGTTTATCCCGGTACCCCCTCCGGACGCTACCGTAGATGATTATTATTGGTGTGTGGATAATGTCACCTGTCAAGGTTTCACAACGTCCAGAACATGGGAAGCTCTCAGACCGCGTGCAGGTAAGCAAACATGGTCATCCTCGGTTTGGTTCAAAGGAGCAGTGCCGAAATATGCCTTCAACATGTGGGTCAGTCACCTCAATAGACTACCTACTCGTAATAGGCTCCATGCTTGGGGTCAGCTACAAGtggatgtttgttgtttgtgttccATTGCCTCAGAGACACGGGATCACATCTTCTTGGTGTGCGATTTCTCAACACAAGTGTGGAGATTGGTTTTCAGTAGAATCTGCCCCCGGTAGAGATTGTTCTGCTCCTGGGCAGAGTTTCTCTCTTGGACCCGACGTTCTACGTCAACTGCTCCCTCACTGCTTCGTAAACTCTCTGCTCAAGTAGTGGTTTATAATCTCTGgagaaaccaaaacaatatcCTTCACAATGCCTGCAGGCTCGCCCCCCAGGTCTTATTCACATTCATCGATTGCGAGATAAAGCATATAATCACTGCAAGAGGACTTAGACGACGATGGCAACAACTCGTCTCGCTTTGGTTTCGTTAATTCACCCAATTCCCTTTCCTAACTCTATTGTAaccttgttttatttttttgccgaGGTTACTTTTGTTGTAGGTGATACTTATGTATAGCCTATCCTTCGTTTATAtgatatttacatatttagcaaaaaaaaaaaaaaaaaaaaaaaaaaaaaaaaaaaaaaaaaaaaaNNNNNNNNNNNNNNNNNNNNNNNNNNNNNNNNNNNNNNNNNNNNNNNNNNNNNNNNNNNNNNNNNNNNNNNNNNNNNNNNNNNNNNNNNNNNNNNNNNNNNNNNNNNNNNNNNNNNNNNNNNNNNNNNNNNNNNNNNNNNNNNNNNNNNNNNNNNNNNNNNNNNNNNNNNNNNNNNNNNNNNNNNNNNNNNNNNNNNNNNNNNNNNNNNNNNNNNNNNNNNNNNNNNNNNNNNNNNNNNNNNNNNNNNNNNNNNNNNNNNNNNNNNNNNNNNNNNNNNNNNNNNNNNNNNNNNNNNNNNNNNNNNNNNNNNNNNNNNNNNNNNNNNNNNNNNNNNNNNNNNNNNNNNNNNNNNNNNNNNNNNNNNNNNNNNNNNNNNNNNNNNNNNNNNNNNNNNNNNNNNNNNNNNNNNNNNNNNNNNNNNNNNNNNNNNNNNNNNNNNNNNNNNNNNNNNNNNNNNNNNNNNNNNNNNNNNNNNNNNNNNNNNNNNNNNNNNNNNNNNNNNNNNNNNNNNNNNNNNNNNNNNNNNNNNNNNNNNNNNNNNNNNNNNNNNNNNNNNNNNNNNNNNNNNNNNNNNNNNNNNNNNNNNNNNNNNNNNNNNNNNNNNNNNNNNNNNNNNNNNNNNNNNNNNNNNNNNNNNNNNNNNNNNNNNNNNNNNNNNNNNNNNNNNNNNNNNNNNNNNNNNNNNNNNNNNNNNNNNNNaaaaaaaaaaaaaaaaaaaaaaaaaaaaaaaaaaaaaaaaaaaaaaaaaaaaaaaaaaaaaaaaaaaaaaaaaagcaaaatataaatacatactAAGAATTTATGACCTGaatacctttttaaaaaaaaaattcaaataccTGAAATTACATCGCATACCCGCATATTTATCCAACAATAAAggtatttaccaaaaaaacccagaaacatGCATGAAAAATTCTGGTTATTCGGGTAAAATCTGAGGTATTTGCGTATCCAAAACTTTTTTAGCGGTTATTAAAATTTGTACTCAAAGCGAATCTGAAAGAATTCGAACTGAAAGTAAATTAAATCTTTACATTTACTCTATTGGATCATAAACTCTTCTACTCAAAAGATCCAAACCCTAATAGTTCGTACCTAAACTCGACCCAAATACTTGAATACAATAGGCCTAAAGACAAAGATGTACATAGagattagaggaagaagaaagaatgatAGAGGAGGAAGGGTGGGCAGAAGGTACCACGAGCCCTCTGTCCCACGCATCTATCCATAAGCAAGTGATCGCAaggttaattgattttttttttcttttttcgtttcttaaaaataatatttttattagacacattttaaataatttgaacatattatttttgaacaaaaaatccaaaaaataaactaattgaaAAACGAACACTTTGGAGACTCAAATCGAgaaagtgaaagtaaaagatAGACTAAACACTACTATTAGACTACATATAACTACAAAAATTCAGGACCGAAATattcttttcataaataatcAGTCGCAAGATCGCATATATCTCGCGAGCTCTGTATGAGGTTTATGTATCAGATTGCTATGGAAAAAGACTTTACCATCCGTAAGCCTAACTGCCAATATTATTCTGTTTTCAAACtctatgacaaaaaaaaatatatatatatatatatatatatatatatatatatataagaatatgaTACAAATGAACAATGAAACTGTTATTGgataaattgaaaatatgaaaCCGTTCGTTTGTTtgagtaaataaatatttacttttttcataATAAGAAGGGTGGTTtctaagaataaaaaaaaactctctaaaaaaaaaaaaaaaaaaaaaaaaaaaaaaagaaaaatcNTCTAAAGTTATAGTGATTACACCTCATCAAAAGTGTATGCGTCAATGAGAAAAATGCAATTATTGTCAaagtgattgttgttgttttagtaGATACTCTAAAACTCATACCAGGCTTCGATCTACAACTCGGGCAAGTTGTTTATGATAGTTTACCTTTTTGTAAACCGTTCGGGCCTTGAAGcctaataaataatatatttctctactgtactaaaataaataataaattagtatTGTAATtccatttttctaaattttcatCACTTCTCTTCCCATAAATACTAATTCTCTTATTCTCTGAGCGGGTGTTATAgaataatgaattttaaaaaaatttgatgtattttggAATCTAACGTTATTCAATTAAGTATTTGAAAAAGTACATTAAAATCTGCTGTTATTAGATTTAATATTTGTTGGATGATTTTAAATCACTTGTAAAATCATTGTTATTCTATTTCCAATGAATTTGTTTCACTTTAGATTATAATGTATTTTACATCTAAaacatgaacaaacacaatcctAACAATTTTTAAGTATTTCATATCTCTCACACTTCTCATAAGTATCTCTCCCCATCGATAACATCTGGTCATTTCGTCATTGtcgtcatcatcgtcatcgtcatcgtctTCGTTGTCATCATCGTCagtcatcgtcgtcgtcatcaccGTCATCAACgtcgacatcatcatcatcatcgtcactgTCAGTTGAACTTGCCACCCTCAGTTCATCGACGATATGGGATTATACATAGATGAGAGGTATTGTTCACCATTAGTCTATTGAGGGTAAGGGAACACGCTGATGCAGAGCTCCAATGAACTACTACTCAAGCATAAGGACCAAAGTCAATAGAATCAAGATGCAGAGTTCTAAGATTGGTAAAGATAAAAACCTCTTCGAAATAGAATAGCAAGGTTGGCGATGATCTCTACCATGACAATCACGATCGTCAGTGGCGGATCCAGGAGAGTTTTGAACCTGGGGcacatattattaatatatctaaaaattaatacataagtatactatataataaaaatatgcagGTACATGGGGGCATCGAAGACACAAACTGCCGTTTAAACTAACAATAATCACTACCAATAGATCCAACAGATAATTATTGCACATAGTTACTAATAATACATAATAATCagtgtggggcacgtgccccacctacCTATATTGTAGATCCGCTACTGACGACCGTCCAATTGGCCATACTTCCAGCTGGCACCATTTATGTGATCTTCACCATGTATAGGGAAGAGAGGAAGCGTATGTCGATGTTCCAGATAAGCATCGCCACCACAGAGcttaattaaaatctttaattttgtaacaaatagTTGACCACCTTATTAGATAAAAGTTTGTTATAGATTTTATCCTacaaatattatactatatttatatatgcatttatatattttttagattgtctggtgcaaatggttgcttaaaattgaaaaaatggatTGAACAAAATTGGAttcaataatattcaactcattcatctctaaaatagtggttgaacaagttgaacacTTTTGTTGTaggattaatttatttttccaactttttaagttgaacAGGCTGAATAAGTTTTTCCAACCTTTTCAACCTTTTcaatgcaaatggtgaaaattagttgaataaatttttttaacatgttcaatctcttcaaccttgcaaccatttgcaccctcTATTTTGATTACAAACGATCTTGCTGCTCTCTATCCTTCCACTTGTTGAACCTTCTTCACGATCTTGATGCCACTAAATTAGCTAACCTCATTCCACTCGCTGAACTTGGTGCCACTAAATTAGCCAACCTCATTCCACTAACTAAATCCTCttaagtatttattttgttatgaatTTACTGTTTAACAtaaggttttaataattttattagtttaattacCAACTAAGGTaacataacattttaatttggttttgattcaaaaattatatttttttttatttaccttcaaaaaaaaagtccacTAGTAAATGACTTTCAAAACCATGAGTAAAGTTTTTCAAATCCACTAATGACATCCAAATCCACGTTCATTGCATTTACAAAATCATTGGACTCTGAAatctactaatattttaaatccattaaaaacctttgatgaataacacccccttagtTAAACGgtatttaaaatctatataattttctatatttcacttctatttaaatataatttctttttgggatcatttttcattttgccTAAATCAGAAagaccaatttttttataattaagttctttttgttttcaaaaacctcagatattaaataaaataaatattatattgatatttacatgtttatctattggatcataaaacagaaatagactttataaatagagtttatagacattacaaaacaaaatagacttcagAAATGGATagttatattgatctttataaattattaaaaatgatacatagAATATATGAGATAACCAGAATACATAATAGAGAATTAAAGATGGATCTATTCAACTTCATGAttttattgtgtggtgaatattgtagaaaagtatgaaaataatgacttataagatgctaatataaaatagacaattgagataaatcttttaaaacataaaaaaaaaaacaatgtaagatatacatattataccaactctaaaattaaaatttataattaagcttttagaa from Camelina sativa cultivar DH55 chromosome 7, Cs, whole genome shotgun sequence includes the following:
- the LOC109125477 gene encoding uncharacterized protein LOC109125477, whose product is MKLLPFQFFHEEGLHRIASLVGKPQCLNPSTANKTNLEVAKVLTIIDPRKPLQEAVNVQFDSGEIRRVLVSSPWMPLVCAHCKELGHSLRHCRSAPITCSSYQSTTHLPDACPQNHAQAPKKRRSHRRRRSKTPAPSRMSDTLSTSIATTSQPPRGRSKALQEWQVKSTGEANEKPSVQDSNHCDSQLHKGQQPQHSQAMRLSETLPPQLTAKASDQESLQFSQATPRTANTISPPHEPSVIVGDSDSGSQLQSDADIEPDSSDIPSTDSKEARFTRVLSKRQRKIQRASHRRGFKKWFRARKPIFGGLIETHVKQPKEVKFINNLLPGWFFEENYSFSELRKIWVIWDSSVQVVVVEKSLQMVTCEVLFPGEQSWIVVSIVYAANEAERELWLEIVALGASQLVSSRPWIVMGDFNQILNPHEHSEQPSLNVDRRIRDFRSCLLDAELTDLTYKGNFFTWWNKNESRPIAKKLDRILVSKKLKALKRPIKEFSKSNYSDLEKRTREAHEVLLSRQNRTLADPSTTNATLELEAQRTWASLAAAEESFFLQKSRVTWFAEGDGNTRYFHRMTNARKSINSIHSLTDDNGNRYKSQEEISEYCADYFANLLNDVQEPYTMEQEDMNLLLSFRCSPEQATELEKQFSDEDIKAAFFSLPKNKACGPNGFPVEFYKEASSVVGPEVTTAIREFFTSGCLLKQWNSTTLVLIPKTANASSAVDFRPISCLNTLYKVIAKLLTNRLQSLPASVISLSQSAFLPGRSLSENVLLATELVHGYNWRNISPRGMLKVDLRKAFNTVRWEFVIADLGAIQVPDRFGFTNASPPPLSRSQ